The genome window CTCAAGTAAATAGCCAGCGATCGATTAATTATCTGTCTTAATTGATCAAAACTCTTTTCGAACTCGAATTGATCATGGTGAATCACGATCTTGGGACCAGATTGTCAGATGGACATGCCATTAATTCAGCAATGAGTAATTACCTCAAACTACGACAAGCTTGCCAACATTTTATGACCCCGCAGATATCTGCAGCATTCAAATAAGAGAAGGAGGACTCCTTTTGAACTCCAACAGGACCTCATGCCGCTCACACGACCATTAAAGCCAACCAGCTCCAGTGGCCAAATGATCAACCGTCCGGTGGGTTCATAAATTAATTGCGGCCAAGGGGGATGGAGATGGAATGCCCGGCTCATTAGATAGACTTCCAGCGATAAGGAGGAGTTGGAGTCCGCTTGATCGCTTTATTCCAGTGGTTCGCTGTGGCGCATGCCGATTGGACTTCGCCATTCGTTGTTTTCCATCGATAAGCGGCGCAATTAACCAACTCAAGCGGTGGTCTGACCAATGGCCATTTAATAAAGTTAGCATTTGTATAATGTCTTGTCAAAAATTTATTGGCATTTTTGCCAATATTTCTGCTTGCCTCAATCTACCAATCTTCGCGGTGTCCCACTCCTGGGAGCATTGATCTGTTCCGCGATCGCGATGGCTGTTTCGAATGTGATTGGGATCTCTGGCATGCTAACCGAATGcttggaatggaatggagtgGACTTGGTTGGTGATTGTATCTGGGTTTTTTCTTCGAGGGGGTGTCGGCAATTAAAACACCGATTTCGAAGATCTCTGGCTGTCTGTTTAGGCCATGATGCCTGGCAATCGGGCAGGATTAAAGCTGAAAAGTTTTCACCTTTTGTCTCATTCCGAATTgattaaattatgcaaatgctgGCGGTCTCTGCTCAAGAAATTGCAACTGTGACAAAAGGCGTTGCCATGCACGCTTGCTTGCATTTCCCTTTGGTTCCCACACCccctaaaataaaaataaaaaaaaaacaacccAAAACCAAACCTCAAAAAATGAATTTCAGTTTCCTAATTTCCATCAAACGGcgcttttcgttttttttttttttgggctgcCATGGCAAAAAGATTCTCATGTTGTCTTTGACTCGATGTCGTCTTGGTTGTCGACGTCCTCGTCTCATAGTCATAGTCACAGTCATCCGAATCCACATCCACGTCGTCAGAGTTGTGGTTTTTGTCGGCGGCGTCGGTGGATTTTCAATTTCTAATGTAGTGCACGTTACGCCCTGAAgggatttttattttatacaatttttttcttggctttacggttttatttatttatgccagcGTTGCTGGGCTCCAAAGGCACAGTggttttaaattattttgattaGCAAAGTTAAAAGAGCAATAGTTTGGTTGCAGAAAATTCTGACATAATCTTTTGATATATTTGCTATCAAATTGTAAATGTCATATGAATcacaaatattaataattaatgaTTCAAGATCAGACAAACCCACTTGCCACTCACTTTTCTTTGGTGACATATTCAAACAGAGGTATAGAAAGAAATTGCTGCATTATTTGTAGTACTGAAAATTCCAATATTCCCAACCACAGTGCCACATAAAGTTGTCCAAGGTATCCAAAAACGTCATTTGATGACAAACTTCAAAACTTGTGCATGCAAtatgccatttttttttggccctCTTCTTCCTCTTTTTCCTATTGTTGGCCGAGAAGTAATTTTTGTTGTCGTTTTCATGATTGCTTTGGtctagttgttgttgttgccggtGGTGCTAGTGgcgctggtggtgctggtggtgcacACTTTTAGTCATCACCATGTCAGCGGCGGCATGGAGAGTTCAGCCCGAATCCAAACAATCAAAAtgatatgcaaatatatgtaAGAGTACCGCTACGAAAAAGGCGTGGGTTAATTGTGACTTTATCATGCAGCAGCGGGGCAAACGAATCCCAGTCAAGGGAAAATCGCAATCGAAaggaaaaaatcaaatttattacAAATTTAAGCATAGAGACCGCGAATCGAGCGAACGAAACGGAACGGCGACGATGGCGATGCGGCGAGTTATAGATTTCGTCATAGTATCTTTCGGATACATATATACTGCCCCGGCGAGACGtgaaaatttgaaataaaCCTGTCAACAAACACCAACGCCAATCGACTTCATCGGGTCCCTTGCGTTTTGGTGGCTCGGATGGTGTGTGAACTACGAACCCGCGGACCGCCCAGTCGGTGGGTGGGCGGCGCCAAGACTAAGCCACCAAATCGCTTCGAATCACACAAAACACATTAACACGGGGGCAGCACTGGGAACGGGAACGGAAACTGTCGTTCCCATCGACCCAGCACCGCATCGCGCAATCCCAATCCGAAGTTGCCAACTCAGATGCCCTCCAGTTGACCAAAGCGTGCTAAATTCCATatgtgcactgagaaaaaatttatttCTCACTAGAGACACCTTAATGTTTGCCAAGTCACTTTAATCTGAATGAGGCTAGACTTTTCTAGGTATAAACAGACATATTAAAtccaataaatataaaatctGAAAAGTGCTTTAGAACACTCCATTAACTAGCTTTTAAAACTATGGAGAACATATTAGTTATCTCAcaggaaatgaaaaacaaatagCTTTCCCACTGTGCATCTAAGCCAAAACAACGGAGTATTGAAGTCAGACCCAAAGACGTCGGAACATATGCATCTTGTGAACCAGTGATCGACATGCACATCGCAGCGGGATCTCAGGCACACAGTTCCTGTCTGTAGAGCAGGCGAAAGCCGCGACCCACATACTCGGCATCGGTTCGGAAGGGCAGGATGATGGGACCGGCGGCGGTATCCCTGACGGTGGCATGGATGGTATAGTCGTCGCTCTCCCGGCCATCGTTGAACCGCTCACCGCAAAGTGGAACGGAGTTGATGGCTATGAAGTCGTCCGGACAGTTGAAGATGCCAGCTCCCGCCTGGCCATCGGAGATCAGATCGTTCTCGGCTATTAAACAGTATTAGCTTAAGTAGGCTACATTCAAATACCATATCTTAAATCTTACCTTCATCTTTGTTGATGATTTGAAAGTCGGGTTGATCACCGCCAAGTTGTTCGGTATTATAAGCCACACTGCACACGTTTTTCAATCGGGACAGGCATATGGCATAGTTCAAATTGTTCTAGATCAATAAAAACGTATTAAAGTTACttaaaaagaaatgaatttggcttaCAAAATAGGTAGCCTCTCGGTTATCCACAATTGAGCCATCCGTATCATAGTTGAATGACTTTATTACGCCTTCGGCTTCTGGGAAATATTGCAGACAATTATTGGGAGCCAGATTGTCGTCCACCTGAGTGACTTTTATATTGAAGGAACGTCCTCCTCCCGAGACCTTCATAAACACCGAGAGATACACTTTGCCCTCGTTTGAGTCACCAACATGGATATATACTGAAAAATAAGTAAGTTTGATctgcatttgaatataaaATCCGTGTGAATCCACTTACTATGCTGGCCCGTGTTGATGCCACACAGAATGGGTATCTGGAAATTGGTATTGTGGCCGGAGACTATAAATTGATCGTCTACACAATCACCATTGCTGGGGCGACTTAGCTGAAGATTGTGGAAAATCAATTAAGCTAAGGACTACGCATTCGAGATTGCAACACCCACCTCGAACATTTGAAAATCCAGCCTCAATTGCTGCACTCCCTTCTTCACATTGATGATTAGGACGCAGATCATCATTTCGCGCACAGCATTTGGATAGTTGGGGCTCTCGAAGTAGAGGATCTGCTGGCTGGTGACATCGCCACATCCATTGACGACTGCAAGTGAAAGAAGTTAGATAGATGTGAGTGGTTCGATGTCATGCAAATCGTTCGCTGTACtttcactcacacacacagcagACGCCCACGCCCTCGGCACAGCTCTCGGTGGGAATCCCACCGAGACTCTTGCACTCGAACTCGTGGTAGCAGACGCCCTCCATGCTCCGGATGTCGCCCATGGACACGCTGCACTTCGTGTTGGGGAACTTGATCACCTCGAACAGACTGAGGAAGCCCTTGCCCTTCGAGCGCGGTGCATTGGGTTTCTTCAGGATGAGATTCGCCTCGATGGGCGAGCCGAAGAGGATGTTCTTCAGGGTCTGATGGGGCCGCATTATGGAGCTCTTGGTACTGGATGGTGGCGTCGGCACTGGCGGACTCATCGAGGGCTTCCCAGTGGGCTTCGGCTTAGAACTGGGCTGCATCTCTGGCGAACCACTCGAAGTGGGCATCATCATGGTGGGTGGTTGTGGTGAAGGTTCCTAGAAAATAAAGGAAGGTATTTGGCAAAGTTGAGAGACTAGCTTATGGAAACATTAAAACAATGTGTTTATTTGTTAATAACCATTAAGCAAGACATTTCACAGAGGTATGCTTATGATTTTCACTTATGTTGCATGTTCTTTAAGTTGTTCACTGTAATTTTCTAGACACCTTGATTATACAGTTATAAAGTCTGATTATAAGTCTTGCAAACACCCCTATCGTATGGCATACCTCCACTGGAATGGTCGTCGGACGCATGGGTATCGTGGGCTCTGGTTCCTCCGGCTCGGGTGGAGCTGGTTCAGGTGGTGGTGTTCCGGGCGTAGGCATGGGCATTGGTGCTTCCGTCTCAGTTGGATTTTCCATACCGCCCATTCCCCCATCCTCCGCCTGCTGCTGGGCCAATTTGTGGAGGTGGAATCCCGGCTGATATCGCATGCTGTACTGGAATCCAATGCCCTCCATTATCATGCCACCGGGACGCGAGAAATGCGACTGGCCACGCCTGCTCCTCCGCAGATCGCCCATTGTCACAAAGTCGGATGCGTCGTTCCCatcggccacgcccacataaTAGAGCGTCAAAACGAAAGCGCTTATCAACGCATCGGAACGCTTTGACAACATTATTAACGGAAATTCACGCGGCGACTGTGGCAGATGTTGCACTTGCGGCTGAAAATTGCTGCTGTcgcatgttgctgctgcggcattTGCTGCATccaatgctgctgctgctcgtgtTGCATCTTTCTTTGGCTTTATCAGAGCATTAATTGTCGCCTTTCCAGCTTTTTCAACCTTCACTTTTGCAGCAACAATCAAACAGCGAAGTCACGCTCCTCTGATTGCACTtgtgatgttgctgctgcgactgcagttgcagtggGTAACAGGGTAAATGTTATGCGAGGCATTTGAGCAAGCTCTTGGGGAACTTGTGTTAATTTTAAATGAGTAATTAAACGGGCCGAGTGCTGAACGCCATTTCAGATTATGGAAAATGCACTTGCGAAATGCACAAATAAATTTGCAGTCGCAGATTCGTGAAGTCGCGCTAAATGCTAACGAGAATATCGGATTGCAGCAACGATCTATAAATTAAGATAGTCTCCGTGGGGCCCATCACTGAAAGTCAAATAACACTTTCATAATTAATAATGCCTAACgacagtcagtcagccagtcgCTGCAATCACCAATCGATTATGCAAATTGAGGTCGATGATGTCTCGCACTTTGCAAACACGGAATGCATCGAAACTGAAATCGATTTAATTGCGAAATAGAAGAGCACTCGAAAACATTTAGCAGCTTTTTATGCGCCAGCATCTGCATCTCAGCGTCACCATCATCACCTCCACTCGCTatgatcatcatcatcaacatcatcGCCGGCAGATCATGGGAGGATCGGAGTGCTCTCACAGCCACATGCATCATGCACAACAAGGTTAAAAATTGTTAATTGCTGCTGCGACGAACGTCAAACGCGCTAcactgcaattgcaattggtATGATTATGCACAGTTGGTAACTGCCAACTGGAAATTGGCAACTCCCAGCTGCCGCCACTTGGCGTTGGCGcttggcaaaaaaatataaaaaaatataaaaataactaTAAGTAATTGCGCACTTGACAAACAAAGCCTGACTATGGAAAATATGATGAGCTAGTCAGTACAAAAACAAAGTATAAAAACGCCATTTTTTCTGCTGAATGCAGATACATTTGACGCGACAGTGCGGGCGTTTAGCTTTAAAGATTATCATTATGAGCGGTTACTTTTAATGGGCTGTTTCGAAGGGGCGTATTTGGAATTTCGTGATTGATGCTCAACGTATTTAAAATGAATTGGCAATTAATCATGATCGGGGCTAGAGCTTCCATTAATCCAGCACTCGAGTGTAATCAATTACTGGTATGCAGATGCATTGTTAAGTATTGACGGGTCGTAGCTCTAGAACTCTATTGTAGATACAATTAGGATGTAGAGTGGTTtacaattttataaaaatcattttaataaaatatgatgtatttataaatatttaccttCGATTAATCCCAATGAAAGGCCGAAGTGTTCTTCGTATAGCCCAACTTGCCACACGTATGAGCTTAGTATACTTAATGTATTAGCGCAGCACTCCAGCTTCTGCCACATCTGCGACTTAAAGTCCGCAACCATCCAAGTATCCACCCATCGGTAGATTCTTGTGAAAAGTCTGCCCCGCAGTCTGCTTGGATCCGAAAACAAACCGATGCTAACTCCAAACCGAAACGAACCCAACCTGATCAAACCACACGTACAGACAATTCCCGTCCATTAATTGAATCAAATCGAACGTTACGCATGCGTCATGGCGAAATGACAAAGGGAGCCGCCGGCACATATAGCACCACCACTGGGAAAACCACTGGAGGAGCGGCTCGCACATgcagatgatgatgacgacaaCGATAGTGCCGGCGATGGGGACTCTTCCCGCCCAGACAGCCCCCTCCATAGCTTCCCTCCTCTCCCTATTACGTTGTGTACACAATATTGTTAAAGCTATTACTTCatgttatgttatgttatgtATTTGTACACTGGGCAAAGTGGAAATCGCAGTTGGAGCGAAACTCCTGACGCTTTTGTAAAGTGGAGGGGCTGCAGCTAAGTGGAGGTGGAGCAGGAGTGGCGACCAAATCAAAATGCCCCGCCATACCGAGTAGTGGGTAAAGCCCACTTAATTGACGTTTAGTGGACACTCGAATGCAAATGCTACAAAGGCTAAAAAGTTCTAAAGGACACTGTGAGAAAAGAAGGGTATTGAACAATACATAAAGGTATTTAATAAAGATTGTTATCTGAACACCATGGTATTGCACGGCATTACTTTTTAACTCTTACAGCGATTAATTTCGTGAGTTAAGCTTTTGGCCACattttttcgcagtgcatCGATTGGCAGCAGCGAGTGTGTCAGCCAGGTGGAAGCTGCGTGGATTTGGCGGGCGCGATTCCCATCAGTGCTATAAGTAGTTTTCCTTTCCGAACTCAAACGTGGATGCCTCTGAGTCCAGAACAGTCCAATGCCCCActccgccaccgccgcccaaTGATGACGTTGATAATGAGCATGTTGCCCAGTTGCCATTCCTGCTCATGATTTCTGAAGATGCTACTGCAGCAGAAGTAGCTGGAGTAGCTGAAGCCCAGACATCATTACAATATAATTGATGGGTTATAGCCGGCTAACGGTAAAGCCAAAATGTTTCCTTTTTCACTCATTCGAGTATATTTGGATGGGCTGGTGGTAGCCAGTGGAAGCCAGTTTTTGGCTGGAAATTATCATTGTTCCGCCTGACAGCTGAGAAGCTGTGCGTTTGGGCTTAAAGTATGAATATGGAAAACGGCTATAATGCCGCCAAATCGGGTGGGTAATGTGAGCGGTTGACATAGAAAACTACTTAGGATTGGGTGGACTTGGCTGGAAGCTCCATGGGATGTTGGCCAACGGGAGGTCaataaagtaaatatttatggctTAGCCTATGGAAGCTAACCAGTTTACGAACAGGtgccaattaataaaatacatttctGCATTTCCAGAAACATTGCTACTGCTGGAAATAAACACTCATATGGGATTATTGATTATCATTCatttaattgttatttatGAAATGTATATTTCAGGTTAAAAGAGTTCATATATCTCCGCTAAGTTTGACGTTTATGAAGTTTTGTTCTCAGGTTCATAAAAGTCAATGTCGAAAATGGTAACAAAAACATTCGAGAACCACCTCCTATATACCAAATCAACCGATACGGCATCAATTTTTTGCAGCACTCAAAGAAAAACCCTATTCATTTCAATGTCATTTGGCGCTggagcaaaaagcaaaaggcCAAGAGCACTGAAAGTGTATCTTAAAAGCGTatcagtatctgtatctgcagcATATCGAATCCAAATCGAAGCGTTTAAGCAAAAACACCAGAAATTACAGCAAAACATTTGCGGTTACCGcattttttgccttttgttttgcctttttattttcgttgttTTTTGCGGAACTCTTAGCCATAATGCCGCCTAAACCGCAGCTGTATCGGCCAATTTTTCCTTTTCTTGCCTTCAGATACGCTGCACGCACCACAATGGAGATGTGAATGGGGATGAGGATACCGGCGCAGGAGAAGGAACCGGCGGAAGGATCGACTGGGCTGAGGAAGGGGCCCGTTGGAGGGCGGGAAAGTAAACTGCATTCGATTGGGTTGATGGCCATAAATGGTGCGTTAATTAAATGCTTTATTAACATAATGAAATGCAGCAAGGTTTGGCATAGGAGACGCAGACTGATCCCTGAAAGGttgaataaatttaattaaatgcattttgttAAGTATTTATCTTGCAAATAAAGAAGTTGTAAGCTACATTGAAAAATATACATCAGATACTACTTTGTAAGATgcaatttattgtttaaaaCAAAGGTTTTATCCAATTAAGCTATTGGTTTAGCATAATACTCCCCGatattaaatcattttaaacACAACTTCTGCAAATTGCATAGCAGATCAAGCTTAAAAAGAGTTTAAAGTTTAGGGTAGCGCTCCCTGAAGTGCTTCTTGCCCAAAACCTAAAGTTTGGGCTAATCTTCAACGGTCATTTAGCCTTGCGTCGTTGGTTATTTCGACTCTGCTCTGTTTTGCGAAGCAGGGCATGCAAAATTAGGACCGAAAAAGGATGCGAGGCGGAAGCTTGGCCAAAACGCTGGCCACCAGATTGTTACCGTTGCCTTTTCGGCTTTTTGCCCTGTTGGCCAGCCAACACTTGTTGGCCTGACCGGGAGCCTTTGTTTTCAGGGGACTGGTACTCCGGAGTGCGTTTATCTTGCGGTTCCTTTTTTTCGGGGCTCTCatacaccacacacacacacactccacGCCATTGATCACGATCCATAATGAGCGATAACTGCAGTTGAGCTCGATTTTTTTATTCGGCTATTCAGCTTTTGTTAGGTCCTGAGATTGAGAGcggtattttatttttgcagcGCGCTTTTTTCTATGTTACGTATCTGGCGGATACATTAAGTATCCGCATATCGCTGGCTAGCATGTAGCggcattttttgtttgtctccTGGTAAATTAAACTGTTAACTTGCCATGTTTAGCTGCCATTGTTCGGCCGGCGGACCGGGCTAAGCGGTCTGACATTGTTTTGCCCGCTGCGCTCCTTGGGCCGACCGCTCGTGGGTTACATATGTATGTCTTTCGGGGGATCGGGTATccagtatctgtatctgtatcgcTATCTAATCGCTTTCTAATGGTCTGCGGCAGCCAGCGCGATCTATGTTAGCTGTCAGTCGGTCTTGTTTGCCAAATAGATTTTTTCCCTCTTAAACATATTAATAAATTAGAAAATGTTTTTTCTCCTCGctatttgctgctgctgctggattTTTTCTAACTGGCCTTTAAACTTTAATGCATAGAGAATTGCATGTCGATCGATCGACTCGGCTGCAGAATAGCCAACCTTCAAAATTAAGTTGTCTCGgttatttatgtttaattgCTGGCTTCTGGCTACAGTGTTTTTTTCTGCAAGTTCCCGTAATTAATTACGATCCATAGTGTGATGAACTTTAAGCGGACTTTGATAGCAAATGGCGTTTTTAACGCCACGTATTGATTTAGATTCCACTGGGGAATTCCTCTGGAAATCATCAATGAATAATCGTGAGAAAATCGTAAATTTAGCTGCTAGTTGAGTGTTTTCTTTGGCGACTGAATGGAAACTCATGCATTTCTAATATACCCATCTGCATCTGGTTGGATTTCCCTCGAACTTACTTCGCCAGCCGGAGAAAAATTACACCCAATATTTTAGAGTCGTACATCAAGTATTTAGCAACTTTCTAACCATCTGCATAATAAATTGAATACATCAGAAACTATAAATAATTGCCAACAACTGCAGGTCCCAGCCGGCAGCGAGTCGCTCACCAAAATGAAGAAATTTTGCCAGAATTTCGGGATTTGTGCGTGTGGCTGACCCGAAGATGAAGGCGAAGGCTAATGGCCCCCAAACGACCGCAACGACAGGCATTTACAAGTTGGCCAACTGTGCGCGACAAGTGCAGAAAAGTGGCAATAAAACCACTCAAGTACATCCTCGATACCCTGCAGTAATCCATGACTAGACACCTTCTCCCAAACTACCTAATAATTTTATTCAAGAAATATCGTAGAAGTGACTAATATCAATTATTTAAGATAGACTTTGTCAATTGTTTACCTAAAAAAGTATAAGACCAGCAATTCGCTTATAATCAAATAAAGCTTCCTTAAAGATGGCCTTGCATTTTACCGGTGTAGTGCATCCAGTGGGTCCACCAGACCGCATCCGTCCTGCTGCCAGATGAGCCTCACCGGTGTGTGTGCCACAAGCCAGGAGACGACcgcgacaacagcaacattgGCGAATCCAAGAGCAATATCAAGGCAACAGGAACAGCTACAGGGGCCAGGCAATCGGCCAAACTGTCAGACATTGTGCGTTGTGTGCCAAAAGAGCaaccgcaacagcaacagcaaaagctACAGCGACTGCggcacaacagcaacagacaGGCAAGAGACAACGGACATGCAACAGGCGCAAGTCAAGTGAATGGCCAATGACCACCAAATTGGCAGTAAAGCATACAAAAATAACTTCAAATGGTCAAAAGGTTAACAAAATCAAGCAGAGAACAAGAGGAGACAGCCAGCCAGGATGCAAGGAGaagcggctgctgcggctgctgctgctgcagctgcacgCTCAACATGTTGCCAGCATTCCGTCAGAGGCAGCAGCAACTGTTGCACGTTGCCGGTTGCCAGTTGGCGGTGTGCTtgttgcaacagcaacataaTCCCCCAGCCAGTGCGCAACGAAAAAATGATTAATGAGTTGCCTCATTACCTGGCGAAAATCAATGTCTTGCGCATATTCTGTGGGCCAAGAACCCGAGACGAAGAGCCCAAACCTGTCACAGCCACTTGGccatgttgctgttgctgatgctgctgctggtgctgccgTCGTTGGTTGTCGCATAATAAATCGATCATAATTCTCAGTCGAGACTCAAATATCGCATGTGTCGACGCTGATTTCGATGCCGC of Drosophila mauritiana strain mau12 chromosome 3R, ASM438214v1, whole genome shotgun sequence contains these proteins:
- the LOC117143812 gene encoding uncharacterized protein LOC117143812, which gives rise to MLSKRSDALISAFVLTLYYVGVADGNDASDFVTMGDLRRSRRGQSHFSRPGGMIMEGIGFQYSMRYQPGFHLHKLAQQQAEDGGMGGMENPTETEAPMPMPTPGTPPPEPAPPEPEEPEPTIPMRPTTIPVEEPSPQPPTMMMPTSSGSPEMQPSSKPKPTGKPSMSPPVPTPPSSTKSSIMRPHQTLKNILFGSPIEANLILKKPNAPRSKGKGFLSLFEVIKFPNTKCSVSMGDIRSMEGVCYHEFECKSLGGIPTESCAEGVGVCCVFVNGCGDVTSQQILYFESPNYPNAVREMMICVLIINVKKGVQQLRLDFQMFELSRPSNGDCVDDQFIVSGHNTNFQIPILCGINTGQHIYIHVGDSNEGKVYLSVFMKVSGGGRSFNIKVTQVDDNLAPNNCLQYFPEAEGVIKSFNYDTDGSIVDNREATYFNNLNYAICLSRLKNVCSVAYNTEQLGGDQPDFQIINKDEAENDLISDGQAGAGIFNCPDDFIAINSVPLCGERFNDGRESDDYTIHATVRDTAAGPIILPFRTDAEYVGRGFRLLYRQELCA